From Tiliqua scincoides isolate rTilSci1 chromosome 2, rTilSci1.hap2, whole genome shotgun sequence, the proteins below share one genomic window:
- the LOC136638576 gene encoding keratin, type II cytoskeletal 5-like codes for MSHQASVKIQRRGFSNSSAIVPSTCRTSFSSHTVSRGGACGSGGVGFGRVSGGGSGGGFGSRSLYNLGSKRISAVGGAYGGGYGSGFGGGYGFGGGVSGGYGLGSGAGGGFGLVGGGFPVCPPGGIQEVTINQNLLTPLNLGIDPNIQRVRKEEGEQIKTLNNKFASFIDKVRFLEQQNKVLETKWTLLQEQGLKTTRNNIEPLFDVYISNLRKQLNNLENEKMRLSGELNNTQNLVEDFKNKYEDEINKRASAENEFVTLKKDVDAAYIKKVELDSKADSLRDEIEFLKVLYDAELSQMHTQISDMSVVLSMDNNRSLDLDSIIAEVKAQYEDIANRSRTEAESWYQSKYEELQATAGRHGDDLRNTKQEISDLTRQIQRLRAEIDNVKKQCANLQAAIAEAEERGELALKDARQKLAELEDALQKAKQDMARQLKEYQDLMNVKLALDIEIATYRKLLEGEECRLSGDGVGAVNVSVVSSTVTRGGSAGSGLCYGSGSGLGYGGGSSLSLGGGSGLGVGGCGVGLGSGLSVGGGFSSGSGRTLGGGVSLGGGSGSSVKFSSSSTQRSYRN; via the exons ATGTCTCACCAAGCCAGTGTAAAGATCCAGAGGAGAGGCTTCAGTAACTCCTCTGCCATTGTGCCAAGTACTTGCCGCACGAGCTTCAGCTCCCACACCGTATCCAGAGGGGGAGCCTGTGGCAGCGGCGGTGTCGGTTTTGGTAGGGttagtggtggtggtagtggtggcggTTTTGGCAGCCGAAGCCTTTACAATCTTGGATCTAAGAGGATCTCGGCTGTTGGTGGTGCCTATGGAGGCGGTTACGGAAGCGGCTTTGGTGGTGGATACGGCTTTGGTGGTGGTGTCAGCGGCGGGTATGGGCTTGGCAGTGGGGCAGGTGGTGGCTTTGGATTAGTTGGGGGTGGCTTCCCGGTTTGCCCACCTGGTGGCATCCAAGAAGTGACCATCAATCAGAACCTGCTGACCCCTCTCAACCTGGGGATTGACCCCAATATACAGAGAGTCCGTAAAGAGGAAGGAGAGCAGATCAAGACGCTCAACAACAAGTTTGCCTCTTTCATCGATAAG GTGCGCTTCCTGGAGCAACAGAATAAGGTGTTGGAAACTAAGTGGACTCTGCTTCAGGAACAAGGCCTGAAAACCACGAGAAACAACATCGAACCTCTTTTTGACGTTTACATCAGTAATCTGAGGAAACAGTTGAACAACCTGGAGAACGAAAAAATGCGGCTGTCTGGAGAACTGAACAACACGCAAAACCTTGTCGAGGACTTCAAGAACAA ATACGAAGACGAGATCAACAAGCGCGCAAGTGCAGAGAATGAATTTGTCACTCTCAAGAAG GACGTGGATGCTGCCTACATTAAGAAAGTGGAGCTTGATTCTAAGGCAGATTCCCTGAGGGATGAAATTGAATTCTTAAAAGTCCTGTACGATGCA GAGCTGTCACAGATGCATACTCAAATATCTGACATGTCCGTGGTTCTCTCTATGGACAACAATCGCAGCCTGGACCTGGACAGCATCATTGCTGAAGTCAAAGCTCAGTATGAAGACATTGCAAACAGGAGCAGGACTGAGGCTGAATCTTGGTACCAAAGCAAG TATGAAGAACTCCAAGCAACAGCTGGAAGACATGGGGATGACCTCCGCAACACCAAGCAAGAGATTTCAGATCTCACCCGACAAATCCAGAGACTGAGGGCTGAAATTGACAATGTGAAAAAGCAG tGTGCCAATCTGCAGGCAGCTATTGCTGAGGCAGAAGAACGTGGTGAGCTGGCTCTGAAAGACGCCAGGCAGAAACTGGCTGAGCTGGAGGATGCTCTGCAGAAAGCCAAGCAAGACATGGCCCGGCAGCTGAAGGAGTACCAGGACCTGATGAATGTCAAGCTAGCCCTAGATATTGAGATTGCCACCTACAGGAAGCTTCTGGAAGGAGAGGAATGCCG GCTGTCTGGCGATGGAGTGGGTGCAGTGAATGTCT CGGTTGTCTCTTCCACTGTCACACGGGGAGGATCTGCTGGTAGCGGCCTTTGCTATGGCAGCGGAAGCGGTCTTGGCTATGGAGGCGGAAGCAGTCTcagcctgggaggaggcagcggtctTGGCGTCGGAGGCTGTGGCGTGGGCCTTGGAAGCGGACTTAGCGTTGGAGGCGGATTCAGTTCTGGGAGTGGAAGAACCCTTGGTGGTGGAGTGAGCcttggaggtggcagtggctcaAGTGTGAAGTTTTCAAGCTCCTCTACTCAGAGAAGCTACAGAAATTAA